The genomic DNA CTGGAGTTAGTCTTGAAAATGTAGATATTTTATCTCTGACTAAAGCGATAAAAGATAGAAGATCTTTATAAAGTTAAAATTTAAATTTAGAAAAACAAAGCTTCTTGCATAAAAGATCTAATTTTTTCATTTTCAAATTTATTTTCATAAAAAATATTAAACGATAAGATAGCCTGAAAAAGCAGCATATCTTTTCCATCTTTGCAAGTGAGAGAACACGACTTTGCTAAATTTAAAAAAGGAGTATTTTTATTATAAATAACATCAAATGCAAATTTAGAACTATCTAACACTTGTTTTAAAATATCTCTATTAGCCGGCAAATGGTCGTCCGCAAGTCCCGCGGAAGTTGTATTAACAACTAAAGTGTAGCCTTTAGGCTTATAGTCTTGATGTGTAAAAAAACTGCAATCTTTGAAACTCTGTGCTCTGCTGCTGCTTCTATTTAATATTTCTACATCTATACCGTTTTTTTGAAGAATATAACAAATAGCTCTAGCCGTTCCGCCAGCCCCCAAAATCAACGCACTTTCGATATCTTTAAACTCACTTATAGCAAGCATAAATCCGGGTGCATCCGTATTATATCCAAATATTTTACCGTTTCTTTTTACAAGCGTATTTAACGAACCTATACTTTTAGCAGTTTCATCTATTTCGTCACACTGATTTAGAACAATCTCTTTAAATGGAACCGTGACATTTGCTCCACTCAATTCAAGTTTATTAAATGTATTTATTAACTCAAGTCCATCTTCTAAATGAACTCTGCCATAAAATCCAGCCAGCCCATAACCTTGTAAAGCAAGGTTATGTAGGCGTGGAGATATAGAATGATTTATAGGATTTCCAAAAACAGCAAAATACTTCACTACTGCACCTTAAATAAAAACGCACCGCTTGATATATTTTTTCTGATTTTTTCCATATTTGTATTTAGCTCTGCTCCATTATATGGTCCTATTAAGATTTTTACCACATTTTTTCCATTTACGGTTGTTTCATACGCATGATAATCAAATCCATTTTCTTTGATCTTTTTTATAAACGGATCATTTGAATTTACCTTAGAAAGAGACGCTACTTGTATATAGTTTCCACTAGCCAAATTTCCTGTTTTAGCCGGTTTAGTAACAGCTGCTTTTTGAGCTGGTTTAGCTGAAGGCTCGGCTTTTTTCTGAGTCGGTACCTTTGGAGTTATATTTTTATTTGTTTCGGCTTTTGGAGTATTATCTTTAGCAGGAACTACAGATTCAGGTGCTTTTAAAGGAGCGGCAACTGTCTGGTTATTATTCATAGCGGCTTGATTATTTTTATACTCATTTACTATATTTTCAAAATTATCCTTAGAATTAGTGTCTGAAATTATAGGGACTTGTTCAAAAATTTCGTTATTTGGAGTAGTAGCCGGCTGATTTGTTTCTACTCTAAGCTCCGGTTCTGATGGAAGAGCTAAACTCTCTTCTTTAGTATCTGTACTAGGACTGCCACCATTTAACAATTTCATGACTATAAGAACTATTACAAACAGTATTACCAGTCCAGCAACACTGATTAAAATTTTTCTTATTTTACTAGATTTATCATCTTCATTTTTATCTAGCAATATATCTTGCAGACCTTTGTTGTTCTCTTCCATATCTTTCTCCTTACATATGCTTTGACCAGCTAGCTCCACGCTCTTTTTGATATAGAGCATAAGGCAACGCTAAAATATTAAACTCGCGAGGCAAATCAAGACTAGGAAACATTCTCCATTCTTGAGGCAACTTTTGAGCCAACATAACAGATAATCTATTTGCTATCTGATATCCTTCGCTTAAAGTGGTGTGACCTTTATGAACATACAGATGAAGATGGCCCGGAGTCTTACTTTCATACGCTGTAAAATTTATAAAACCCTCTTCTCTAAGCATAAGTTGTGCCCTATGCCAAAAACGCTCTGGAGTTCTACCATTATAATCAAAAACTATATTTTCTATCTTATCATTTTTACTAATTAATGAATGAGCAGCTATTATCTTACGTTCTTCATGCTCTTTTTGTACATTATAATTAAGAGGCTCGTCTATTCTTTCAAATTTATCAAAAAAATGCCTACCTTTATATTCAATCTTATTTAAAATAGCATCACGTTTTATATAATAGTGATCTGTTATCATTTTAATTAAAGTTAAATCTATACTCTGCATTAGAACATCGCCTTGTCATAAATAATAAACTGGTGAGCAAGCTCTTTTAGTTCTGCTTTTATCTTCTCTTGTTTTGAAGAATTATCTATATCATCTAAAACATCTGCTATACGGTTTGCTATAAGCTCAAATTCACTCTCTTTCATGCCTCTTGCAGTAAGTGCCGGGCTACCTACTCTTATACCACTTGTTATAAACGGACTTCTAGTTTCGCCCGGAACCGTATTTTTATTTACTGTTATTCCTGCGTTACCTAAAGCGATATCTGCATCTTTTCCACTAAATTCTTTATTTAAAAAACTTACTAGAACAAGGTGATTGTCTGTTCCGCCGCTTACTAGATCATACCCTCTGTTTATTAAGACTTCTCCGAGTTTTTTAGCGTTTGTCTTTACTTGCTTAGCATAAACTTTCCACTCCTCACTAAGATTATGCTTAAATCCAACTGCTTTTCCAGCAATCACGTGCATAAGCGGCCCGCCTTGAATTCCCGGAAATATAGAACTATTTATTTTTTTAGCAAATTCCTCATCATTTGTCATGATGATACCGCCTCTTGGACCTCTTAATGTTTTATGAGTGGTTGAACTTACAACGTGACAGTGAGGAAATGGATTGTTATGTTCTCCTGCTACTACAAGACCTGCTATATGAGCAACATCGGCAAATAAATATGCTCCAACGCTATCGGCTATCTCTCTAAATTTCTTAAAATCAATCTCTCTAGCATAAGCACTAGCACCGCAAACTATCATTTTAGGTTTAGTTATATTTGCTATCTCTTCTACTTTATTATAATTTATACGTCCATCAAGCTCAACACCGTAGAAAAAGCTCTCATAGTTTTTTCCAGAGCTTGAAACTTTAGAACCGTGAGTAAGGTGTCCGCCATGGCTTAGATCCATACCAAGTATTTTATCACCAGGTTTCAAAAACGCTCCATAAACGCCTTGATTTGCCTGACTTCCGCTATTTGGCTGAACGTTTGCAAACTCGCAACCAAAAAGCTTTTTACATCTATCAATTGCTATTTGTTCTATCTCATCTACAAACTCACAACCACCATAATATCTTTTGCCAGGGTATCCCTCAGCATATTTATTTGTGAGTACCGAGCCCATAACTTCCATGACATCAGGATATGTAAAATTTTCGCTAGCTATCATCTCTAAATGATCGCACTGTCTTTCTAACTCTTTATTTACTAAAGAGTAAATATCCTTATCAAAACTTTCCAAACTCATTTTTTATTCTCCTTATTTTCGGTTTTTAGTGGTTTCATAGCAGGAAAAAGTATAACATCTCGTATAGACTTTTTATTTAGAAGCAGCATTACTAACCTATCAACGCCAAGTCCCCATCCTACGGTTGGAGACATACCATAGCCTAATGCTTGACAATAATCTTCATCCATCTCATGCGCCTCATCATCTCCTGCATTTTTTGCTTCTATTTGGGATTTAAATCTCTCATACTGATCAACTGGATCATTTAACTCATTAAATGCATTTGCCAACTCACGACCTGCGATGAACAGCTCAAATCTTTCGGCTACATTTTTATCTGCATCACTTCTTCTTGAAAGCGGGCTTATAGATATAGGAAAATCCACTATAAATGTTGGATTTATTAGCTTATCTTCAACATAATTATCAAAAAGTTCAGCTTGTAAATGACCAAGATCCAGCTTATCATTCGCTTCAAATTTATCTGCTTTTAATTTTGATAAAATTTTATCTTTATTAGTAACTATATCTCTGCTAATACCACCGATTTCAACTATAGCGTCTATGTATTTTACTCTAGCAAAAGGCTTAGAAAAATCAATACTTTTACCATCAAATTCGATAACTTGTGGTAAATTTAATCTATCTAATAAAACAGCAAATAACTCTTCAGTTAAATCCATTGCTTCAAAATAATTATGCCATGCCCAGTAAAACTCAATGCTTGTAAATTCCGGATTATGAGTAAGGTCCATTCCTTCATTTCTGAAACATCTATTCATCTCAAACACGGCTTCCATACCACCTACAATAAGTCTTTTTAGATATAACTCCGGAGCGATTTTCAAATACCTATCCACATCTAGTGCGTTATGGTGAGTGATAAACGGCTTTGCGTTTGCCCCGCCAGCTATCGGATGCATCATAGGAGTTTCAACTTCCAAAAAGCCTTTATCTTCAAAAAATCTTCGAATAGTGCTTATTATAAGTGAGCGTTTTACGAAATCGGCTCTAACATCTTTATCCATTATCATATCAAGATATCTTTGACGATATCTCATCTCGATATCGGTAAGACCGTGAAACTTCTCTGGAAGAGGACTGATAGCTTTACTAGCTAATACTATTTTACTTGCATGGATACTAAACTCACCGGTTTTTGTTATAAACGCGTATCCGGTGACTAATACTATATCTCCGACTTCCAGATTTTTTTTAAATTTAGTATAATCTTCTTCGCCTATACTGCCTAAAGAGTAGTAAATTTGAATATTATCATTTTCATCTTCCATATTTGCAAAAGTAGATTTTCCGGCCACCCTTTTTAGTTTCAAACGCCCTGAAATAGTTACTTCTTCATCTGCTTTTTTTTCATCGCCATTTAAATCTTTGATATAGGCAAATTTGGTTTTAAACTCGCTAATACTCATATCGCGTTTTAAAAAGTGAGGATATGGATTTACTCCTAAGCTTCTAAGCTCATCTGCTTTAGCTAACCTTGTTAATTCTAATTCATTTTCAAATATCACGTATCTTACCTCAATTCTTTTTCTTGTTGCACTCTTGGCATACTCCATAAAGCTGCATCATATGACCAGTGAGCTTAAATCCGTGTTCTTTTGATATAATAGATTGTCTTTTTTCTATAATCGGATCCTCAAATTCGATTATATTTCCGCAAGTTCTGCATATCATATGATCATGGTGCGGTTTTGTCGCTAACTCAAATTTCTTACCTTGAGCCCCAAAACTAATTGAAGTCACCATTCCGGATTCTTCTAATAAATTTAGACTACGATAAACAGTAGCGATACCTAAATTTAAATCAGGATGACTATCTTTTATATAAAGATAAAGTTGCTCTGGTGTAAAGTGATCACTATTATTATAAAGAGTTTTCAATAAAATCTCTCTTTGCTTTGTATATTTTAGACCATTATCTCTTAAAACCTTCTTGAAGCGATCAAGAAGCGTGTCGTATTCGATATTATCAACATTTGTCATTAGCTATCTATCCTCCTTTGTACTATTTGTCTCATTACTATCAACACTCATAGGCTCATTATCAAATTTGTCTATTGCATCTTGTTTTGTTCTATTTAAATCTATATTCATTATAAACTTTCCACTAGCCAAAAGAACCGGATAAACCTTGCTATTTTCAAAATATGGCTCAATTTTTTGGCTTAATACACTTATATTTGATATAATAGCGCAAAATATAGCAAAAACTAAAAATATTTTAGCGCTTCCTATAAAAAATCCTAATATTCTATCTAAAAACCCAAGTCCACTTAGAGACAACATCTTTGAAAATATATTTCCAGCTATCAAGCATACAAACCAAAATAGAATTAAAGTTACTAAAAATCCAAAGAAAAATGAAGAAGAATCGTTTAATTGATAAATATTGCTGCTTATAAGATCTCCTACGCTTTGAGCATTTCTGCTTGCTATAATAACTCCACCTATAAGTCCTATAAGCCCAAAAACCTCTTTTACAAGTCCGTTTATTATACCTTTTATACCTAATATAACCACAAGGGCTATAACAATAATATCAAACCAAGTTACAAAATTCATTAAATTGCACCTAACTTTCCAGCTAATTCTTGCTGATTTGTTGAATATCTTATAGCGTTTTCTTTTGTTATAAAACCCATTTGCACCGCCTTTTCCATCGCTTGAGTTTGTGTTTGCATACCTGTATTTTGTTGATTTAATTGTATTTGAGAGTAAATTTGATGAGATTTATTTTCTCTGATCAAATTTGAAATTGCATGATTATTTATCAAAACTTCATGAACGGCAAATCTGCCGTTATCTGCTTTTGGCACAAGAGTTTGAGATATAATAGCATTTAGAGATACGCTAAGCATATTTCTTACTTGAGCCTGCTCTGTCTCATTAAAACTATCGACTATTCTATTTATTGTTTGTACGGCTGAGTTTGTGTGCAAAGTACCAAATACCAAGTGTCCTGTTTCTGCGGCCGCTATAGCTATAGATATGGTCTCCGGATCTCTTAAATCACCTACTAATATTATATCCGGATCTTCTCTAAGAGCGTATTTCAAAGCCCTAGCAAACGATTTAGTATCGGTGCCTACGTTTCTATGAGAGAATAGAGAATTCTTATTTTGATGAACAAATTCTATAGGATCTTCTATGGTGATTATATGTTTTCGCTCAGTAATATTTATCTCATTTAGCAAAGCTGCTAAAGTCGTCGATTTTCCAGCTCCCGTTCCTCCAGTAACAAGAACAAGACCTTTTTCTTTTTTTACCAACTCTTTAAAAATAGCCGGAGCATTAAGATCATCAAGACTTGGTATATTTAGAGGTATCATTCTAAAAGCAGCCGCTAAACTTCCGTTCATAGTATAGTAGCAATTACCTCTAAAACGCCCTATTCCTGGTAATTCTAGAGCAAAATCTAAATCCTTGTTCTCTTCCAATTCGCTTTTTTGCGCATCAGTTAAAATAGTGTAGCATAAATTTTCTATATCGCTTCCATCTAAAACTTTACCTTCAAGCGGTCTTAAGCTACCATCAATTCTGATTTGAGGCTCACTTCTACCGACTAAATGTAGATCGCTCGCCTTGTTATGCATCACAGTTTTTAAAAGAGTTTCAATATTCATATTTTACTCTATTATTTTTGGTACTTCAAAATATCTATTTTGTTTTTTCGGAGCATGGGTCAAAATACCGTCTATAACGCTACCTTCTTTTGAAATATCTTCTCTAAACGGAGTTCCGCCTCCTATGGTGCTTACGGTAGCTTCTATGCCATCTAAGTCTAACTCATTTAATATATCAACAAAATCAACAATCTTTCCGAGCTGAGATTTAAACTCTTCGCGATTTTGATCTGGTATTTTTAGTGCGCTTAATTTCTCAAGTTTCTCAAGCATTTTGTCATCAATTTGCATAGAATACAA from Campylobacter fetus subsp. fetus includes the following:
- a CDS encoding shikimate dehydrogenase gives rise to the protein MKYFAVFGNPINHSISPRLHNLALQGYGLAGFYGRVHLEDGLELINTFNKLELSGANVTVPFKEIVLNQCDEIDETAKSIGSLNTLVKRNGKIFGYNTDAPGFMLAISEFKDIESALILGAGGTARAICYILQKNGIDVEILNRSSSRAQSFKDCSFFTHQDYKPKGYTLVVNTTSAGLADDHLPANRDILKQVLDSSKFAFDVIYNKNTPFLNLAKSCSLTCKDGKDMLLFQAILSFNIFYENKFENEKIRSFMQEALFF
- a CDS encoding SPOR domain-containing protein, translating into MEENNKGLQDILLDKNEDDKSSKIRKILISVAGLVILFVIVLIVMKLLNGGSPSTDTKEESLALPSEPELRVETNQPATTPNNEIFEQVPIISDTNSKDNFENIVNEYKNNQAAMNNNQTVAAPLKAPESVVPAKDNTPKAETNKNITPKVPTQKKAEPSAKPAQKAAVTKPAKTGNLASGNYIQVASLSKVNSNDPFIKKIKENGFDYHAYETTVNGKNVVKILIGPYNGAELNTNMEKIRKNISSGAFLFKVQ
- a CDS encoding DUF1882 domain-containing protein, which encodes MQSIDLTLIKMITDHYYIKRDAILNKIEYKGRHFFDKFERIDEPLNYNVQKEHEERKIIAAHSLISKNDKIENIVFDYNGRTPERFWHRAQLMLREEGFINFTAYESKTPGHLHLYVHKGHTTLSEGYQIANRLSVMLAQKLPQEWRMFPSLDLPREFNILALPYALYQKERGASWSKHM
- a CDS encoding serine hydroxymethyltransferase; this translates as MSLESFDKDIYSLVNKELERQCDHLEMIASENFTYPDVMEVMGSVLTNKYAEGYPGKRYYGGCEFVDEIEQIAIDRCKKLFGCEFANVQPNSGSQANQGVYGAFLKPGDKILGMDLSHGGHLTHGSKVSSSGKNYESFFYGVELDGRINYNKVEEIANITKPKMIVCGASAYAREIDFKKFREIADSVGAYLFADVAHIAGLVVAGEHNNPFPHCHVVSSTTHKTLRGPRGGIIMTNDEEFAKKINSSIFPGIQGGPLMHVIAGKAVGFKHNLSEEWKVYAKQVKTNAKKLGEVLINRGYDLVSGGTDNHLVLVSFLNKEFSGKDADIALGNAGITVNKNTVPGETRSPFITSGIRVGSPALTARGMKESEFELIANRIADVLDDIDNSSKQEKIKAELKELAHQFIIYDKAMF
- the lysS gene encoding lysine--tRNA ligase, with the protein product MFENELELTRLAKADELRSLGVNPYPHFLKRDMSISEFKTKFAYIKDLNGDEKKADEEVTISGRLKLKRVAGKSTFANMEDENDNIQIYYSLGSIGEEDYTKFKKNLEVGDIVLVTGYAFITKTGEFSIHASKIVLASKAISPLPEKFHGLTDIEMRYRQRYLDMIMDKDVRADFVKRSLIISTIRRFFEDKGFLEVETPMMHPIAGGANAKPFITHHNALDVDRYLKIAPELYLKRLIVGGMEAVFEMNRCFRNEGMDLTHNPEFTSIEFYWAWHNYFEAMDLTEELFAVLLDRLNLPQVIEFDGKSIDFSKPFARVKYIDAIVEIGGISRDIVTNKDKILSKLKADKFEANDKLDLGHLQAELFDNYVEDKLINPTFIVDFPISISPLSRRSDADKNVAERFELFIAGRELANAFNELNDPVDQYERFKSQIEAKNAGDDEAHEMDEDYCQALGYGMSPTVGWGLGVDRLVMLLLNKKSIRDVILFPAMKPLKTENKENKK
- a CDS encoding Fur family transcriptional regulator, which encodes MTNVDNIEYDTLLDRFKKVLRDNGLKYTKQREILLKTLYNNSDHFTPEQLYLYIKDSHPDLNLGIATVYRSLNLLEESGMVTSISFGAQGKKFELATKPHHDHMICRTCGNIIEFEDPIIEKRQSIISKEHGFKLTGHMMQLYGVCQECNKKKN
- a CDS encoding CvpA family protein — translated: MNFVTWFDIIVIALVVILGIKGIINGLVKEVFGLIGLIGGVIIASRNAQSVGDLISSNIYQLNDSSSFFFGFLVTLILFWFVCLIAGNIFSKMLSLSGLGFLDRILGFFIGSAKIFLVFAIFCAIISNISVLSQKIEPYFENSKVYPVLLASGKFIMNIDLNRTKQDAIDKFDNEPMSVDSNETNSTKEDR
- a CDS encoding type IV pilus twitching motility protein PilT gives rise to the protein MNIETLLKTVMHNKASDLHLVGRSEPQIRIDGSLRPLEGKVLDGSDIENLCYTILTDAQKSELEENKDLDFALELPGIGRFRGNCYYTMNGSLAAAFRMIPLNIPSLDDLNAPAIFKELVKKEKGLVLVTGGTGAGKSTTLAALLNEINITERKHIITIEDPIEFVHQNKNSLFSHRNVGTDTKSFARALKYALREDPDIILVGDLRDPETISIAIAAAETGHLVFGTLHTNSAVQTINRIVDSFNETEQAQVRNMLSVSLNAIISQTLVPKADNGRFAVHEVLINNHAISNLIRENKSHQIYSQIQLNQQNTGMQTQTQAMEKAVQMGFITKENAIRYSTNQQELAGKLGAI
- the gatC gene encoding Asp-tRNA(Asn)/Glu-tRNA(Gln) amidotransferase subunit GatC, whose product is MQIDDKMLEKLEKLSALKIPDQNREEFKSQLGKIVDFVDILNELDLDGIEATVSTIGGGTPFREDISKEGSVIDGILTHAPKKQNRYFEVPKIIE